One window of Triplophysa rosa linkage group LG10, Trosa_1v2, whole genome shotgun sequence genomic DNA carries:
- the LOC130560201 gene encoding cdc42 effector protein 3-like: protein MIKMPLRTSLQRKPASGRWTRRSSNRRDVLSVNMISLPLADFRHLSHISPDSHMDRSFGDLSFLKTAGNSLVLQSSQSEQNLFLACGPPPKPPRLNPAESRCSPVWEHAPVNQRQKCSSMPLLDSEEANDVERRSPLEPANSPDRGSLSSGRDSTQTNSEESQADEMDSAFSLDLGPSILDAVLQVMDKLHQQK, encoded by the coding sequence ATGATCAAGATGCCGCTGAGGACATCGCTGCAACGCAAACCAGCGTCTGGAAGATGGACGAGGAGATCATCCAACCGCAGAGACGTTCTGTCTGTCAACATGATCAGTCTTCCTCTCGCAGACTTCAGACACCTTTCACACATCAGCCCTGACAGTCACATGGACCGCAGCTTTGGAGATCTCTCCTTCTTAAAGACGGCGGGTAACAGCCTGGTTCTCCAGAGCTCTCAAAGCGAACAGAACCTCTTCCTCGCCTGCGGCCCGCCGCCGAAGCCCCCCCGGCTGAACCCGGCGGAGAGCCGCTGCAGTCCCGTCTGGGAGCACgcgcctgtcaatcaaagacAGAAATGCAGCTCGATGCCCCTCTTGGACAGTGAGGAAGCGAACGACGTGGAACGGCGCTCGCCCCTCGAGCCGGCCAACAGTCCCGATCGCGGAAGTCTCAGTTCTGGACGAGATTCGACGCAAACAAACTCTGAGGAATCGCAGGCGGATGAGATGGATTCAGCGTTCAGTTTGGATCTGGGACCCTCGATATTGGACGCCGTCCTGCAAGTGATGGACAAACTCCACCAGCAGAAGTGA